From Toxorhynchites rutilus septentrionalis strain SRP chromosome 2, ASM2978413v1, whole genome shotgun sequence, a single genomic window includes:
- the LOC129768268 gene encoding protein bric-a-brac 1-like — translation MGSSEAQTYCLRWNNHKSNLVEILDALIKMECYVDCTIYVDDQVQFKAHRVVLAANSPYFQSILQDVPMDHCTILFPGVKEFEMRALLEYMYTGEVNVTQAQIPRIMKIAEQLEVKGLFDMADLKGRFGNMVDERERESSCSNGKPHTQTSNQQSPPAVISTSTNVSIDQSSSSSPPYSYKFPYTSMYSRKSPTDTTDRSERDRERDHDRDHEERDRRDQPSSLPQPPPPHSSYSHSSERPQDDQPQTSASSSVTAQQQQSQNHRWSLPAPIPVTLQSPHQLHSMLSSVYDSNADMNPLKRKKLQSMSSMLRDTPILRNVLAQPNAADSSQPSTSALSLQSLPGMNTEPSATVVASTSEAIHHPADPISSHHANGGSYRHVNEPLSPFGDGSYDDEAMMDPRLNYNADGHAPYASHQQQKPEWKRYKQYLRQDLMNAVDCVRKGMSALQASRKFGVPSRTLYDKVKKMGITTGRQINRGIKRSPSASSSPATFPYGLSDATHMFTAGPSGEQQIPSQSQIQSGDKEKGRMINPSSTHHLPPTIPHPAATLLDPTFLQQALEARGGDIAGREALHAMAFAAAAHAAVNGINTSPRTHGTAARSPSPNVLMKYMRSVSMGPVEVRERTRTESNEEERHHHHHRSNGSDTYERPERELMEHEDSRDISGGGDDMVEDLSMTRRGPSSDRGSISPPPMLGHSQHQPPPPHPQHLLPHPPPQIPPQQQGVIVPAPGKAKEDYNSMTIKREVIPDSNVHMESS, via the exons ATGGGTAGCAGCGAAGCGCAAACTTACTGTCTGCGATGGAACAATCACAAGAGCAATCTGGTCGAAATTCTGGATGCACTCATCAAGATGGAGTGCTATGTCGACTGCACGATCTACGTCGACGACCAGGTCCAGTTCAAGGCTCACCGAGTGGTGCTGGCCGCCAATTCGCCATATTTCCAATCCATCTTGCAGGACGTTCCGATGGATCACTGCACCATTCTATTCCCCGGTGTGAAAGAATTCGAAATGCGTGCCCTGTTGGAATACATGTACACGGGAGAGGTTAACGTCACCCAGGCCCAGATTCCACGAATCATGAAGATTGCCGAACAGCTGGAAGTGAAGGGACTGTTCGATATGGCCGATCTAAAAGGACGTTTTGGGAACATGGTCGACGAGCGGGAACGTGAATCTAGCTGTAGTAACGGCAAACCTCATACTCAAACAAGCAATCAACAGTCTCCACCCGCGGTTATTTCGACATCCACGAATGTTTCTATTGATCAAAGCAGTAGTTCATCCCCGCCATATTCGTACAAATTTCCCTACACCAGCATGTATTCCCGCAAGAGTCCTACGGACACCACAGACCGGTCAGAACGTGACCGAGAGAGGGACCACGATCGCGATCACGAAGAGCGAGACCGCCGAGATCAGCCGTCTTCGTTACCCCAACCACCACCGCCGCATTCATCATACTCCCACTCAAGCGAACGTCCCCAGGACGACCAACCACAAACCTCGGCATCATCGTCAGTCAccgctcaacaacaacaatcacAAAACCATCGATGGTCTCTACCCGCTCCGATCCCAGTCACTCTTCAGTCACCTCATCAGCTCCACAGTATGCTCAGCTCGGTGTACGACTCGAACGCAGATATGAACCCCTTGAAACGCAAAAAGCTCCAGTCCATGTCTAGCATGCTCCGTGACACTCCGATCCTTCGCAACGTTCTCGCTCAACCGAATGCAGCCGACTCATCGCAACCCTCAACGTCCGCCCTGTCGCTCCAATCGTTACCTGGAATGAACACTGAACCCAGCGCTACGGTTGTAGCAAGTACTTCGGAAGCAATTCACCACCCTGCCGACCCAATCAGTAGTCACCACGCTAACGGCGGTAGTTATAGA CATGTCAATGAGCCTCTTTCACCCTTCGGTGATGGATCTTACGACGACGAAGCGATGATGGACCCCCGTTTAAACTACAACGCTGACGGTCACGCACCCTACGCTTCCCACCAACAACAGAAACCCGAGTGGAAACGCTACAAGCAGTACCTCCGACAAGACCTTATGAATGCGGTGGACTGCGTTCGTAAAGGTATGAGTGCGTTGCAGGCATCCCGTAAGTTCGGTGTTCCCTCGCGAACCCTTTACGACAAGGTGAAAAAGATGGGGATTACTACCGGTCGCCAGATAAATCGTGGAATCAAACGTAGTCCCAGTGCTAGCAGTAGTCCTGCAACGTTCCCCTATGGTCTAAGCGACGCAACACACATGTTCACTGCAGGCCCCTCAGGAGAACAACAGATCCCGTCGCAGTCCCAAATACAAAGTGGTGACAAGGAAAAAGGCAGGATGATCAATCCTAGCTCGACTCATCATTTACCACCAACGATTCCACATCCCGCTGCTACTCTCTTGGACCCAACATTCCTCCAGCAGGCTCTGGAGGCACGGGGAGGAGATATCGCAGGTCGAGAAGCACTACATGCGATGGCATTCGCGGCAGCGGCTCACGCTGCGGTCAACGGAATCAACACCTCGCCAAGAACTCACGGAACGGCGGCACGTTCTCCAAGTCCAAATGTTCTCATGAAATATATGCGATCGGTTTCAATGGGTCCGGTGGAAGTCCGGGAGCGAACTCGAACGGAGTCCAACGAAGAGGAACGTCACCATCATCACCATCGCAGTAATGGATCCGATACTTACGAACGACCGGAACGAGAACTAATGGAACATGAAGATTCACGGGATATCAGCGGCGGTGGCGATGACATGGTGGAGGATCTCTCGATGACACGACGCGGACCAAGCTCGGACCGTGGATCGATATCACCCCCGCCAATGCTAGGTCATTCCCAGCATCAACCTCCCCCGCCACATCCACAACACCTCCTTCCACATCCACCACCACAAATACCACCCCAGCAGCAGGGTGTGATAGTCCCGGCGCCTGGCAAAGCCAAAGAAGACTACAACTCGATGACTATCAAACGGGAGGTTATCCCTGATAGCAATGTCCACATGGAGTCGTCATAG